The following are encoded in a window of Bradyrhizobium sp. WBOS07 genomic DNA:
- a CDS encoding IclR family transcriptional regulator, which produces MAPTDSSKPRHPLSSAAAVLAESADDAAFATTLAKGLVVLEAFRTGSTLLGNMELSTLTGIPRPTVARLTHTLAELGYLRYDAERAKYRVGARALRIAHPLLAGMQFRQVARPMMQELALSVRGTVSIGLLDATSMIYVETARSGDVGPHVPDIGMPIPVVLTAMGRAAAATLPAADADRLERNIAAEDAELWSVFRDKYRAGIAQCRSRGFCTCWGEYMASIHAVAAPLFHAGESKQSFSINCGIPAFRLQPGQLEAEIGPRIAALADSIRAIVGQAELAPPRKTKKIARTGA; this is translated from the coding sequence ATGGCGCCGACAGACTCATCCAAGCCGCGACATCCGCTCTCCTCTGCCGCCGCCGTGCTGGCGGAGAGCGCCGATGACGCTGCCTTCGCCACGACGCTGGCCAAGGGCCTCGTCGTGCTCGAAGCGTTCAGAACCGGGAGCACCTTGCTGGGCAACATGGAGCTGTCGACGCTGACGGGCATCCCGCGGCCGACGGTGGCGCGGCTCACCCACACGCTGGCCGAGCTCGGCTACCTCCGCTACGACGCCGAACGGGCCAAGTACCGCGTCGGTGCGCGGGCGCTGCGGATCGCGCATCCTCTGCTCGCCGGGATGCAGTTCCGCCAGGTGGCGCGGCCGATGATGCAGGAGCTGGCGCTCAGCGTCCGCGGCACGGTCTCGATCGGCCTGCTCGACGCCACCTCGATGATCTATGTCGAGACCGCGCGCTCCGGTGACGTCGGACCGCACGTGCCCGACATCGGCATGCCGATTCCCGTGGTGCTGACCGCGATGGGACGCGCCGCGGCGGCAACCCTGCCGGCGGCCGATGCCGACCGGCTCGAGCGGAACATCGCGGCCGAAGACGCCGAGCTATGGTCGGTCTTTCGCGACAAGTACCGCGCCGGAATCGCGCAATGCAGAAGCCGCGGCTTCTGCACCTGCTGGGGCGAGTACATGGCCTCGATCCATGCGGTCGCGGCGCCGCTGTTTCACGCCGGCGAATCCAAGCAGTCGTTCTCGATCAATTGCGGCATCCCGGCGTTCCGCCTCCAGCCGGGCCAGCTGGAAGCCGAGATCGGTCCGCGCATCGCCGCGCTCGCCGACAGCATCCGCGCCATCGTCGGGCAGGCTGAGCTCGCGCCGCCGCGCAAGACCAAGAAGATCGCAAGGACCGGGGCGTGA
- a CDS encoding methyl-accepting chemotaxis protein — MSKISTGKFLPQFKLGTKAVLCAVLLIAVNTALVVGAGYWSLTSAFNDRALRDIEVNLRTLALAFTEIVPAAKITMRDGAVVRAEIPTMPEIKDHAIVDRAVSYVGGNATLFVFDDASGQFVRRSTNVKKENGDRAVGTQLAADHPGQAPLRRGEAYKGPATLFGKTFMTAYFPIANAAGKVVGILYVGIPMVQYESMLARAIESMAAAAGLAALLVLGLTLLVVRRVTRPLTSVTHSLTALANGQSDVTIECEDRADEIGEIARTVAVFKSNSLERARMRSEQAAAAAAAAEQRKSDLRNFVEEFRGSVGGILDKVLTSSGEFERVARQLTDVARSTADLSAQSAGASDNASEHVRSAASASDELSQSITEITRRVQESNEISAEAVRQAEATDQRIAQLSEAGARIGDVVKLITSIAEQTNLLALNATIEAARAGDAGRGFAVVAQEVKTLAGQTAKATDEISNQIESMQLATEESVAAIKAISQTIERISGIAGSISAAVEQQKGATQNIVSSVRAAVSGTAEVAVNVRHAAKGASETGETSSRMFASAQALSGESLHLKAEVDGFLDRVRTA; from the coding sequence ATGTCCAAGATTTCGACTGGGAAGTTCCTGCCGCAGTTCAAGCTGGGCACCAAAGCGGTTCTGTGCGCCGTGTTGCTGATCGCCGTGAACACGGCCCTCGTGGTCGGCGCCGGCTATTGGTCGCTGACCTCCGCCTTCAATGACCGCGCCTTGCGCGACATCGAGGTCAACCTGCGCACGCTGGCGCTGGCCTTCACCGAGATCGTCCCGGCCGCCAAGATCACGATGCGGGACGGCGCGGTGGTGCGGGCCGAAATTCCGACGATGCCCGAGATCAAGGATCACGCCATCGTCGACCGCGCGGTGTCCTATGTCGGCGGCAATGCGACCCTGTTCGTGTTCGACGATGCGAGCGGGCAGTTCGTCCGCCGCTCCACCAACGTGAAAAAGGAAAACGGCGACCGCGCCGTCGGCACCCAGCTTGCCGCCGACCATCCGGGACAGGCGCCGCTGCGCCGCGGCGAGGCCTATAAGGGTCCGGCCACGCTGTTCGGCAAGACCTTCATGACCGCCTATTTCCCCATCGCGAACGCGGCCGGCAAGGTCGTCGGCATTCTCTATGTCGGCATCCCCATGGTCCAGTACGAGAGCATGCTGGCCCGCGCGATCGAGAGCATGGCTGCGGCCGCCGGACTTGCCGCGCTTCTGGTGCTGGGCCTGACCCTGCTGGTCGTCCGCCGCGTCACCCGACCGCTCACCTCCGTGACGCACTCGCTCACCGCACTAGCCAACGGCCAGAGCGACGTCACGATCGAATGCGAGGACCGCGCCGACGAGATCGGCGAGATCGCGCGCACAGTCGCCGTGTTCAAGAGCAATTCGCTGGAGCGGGCGCGCATGCGCAGCGAGCAGGCGGCGGCCGCGGCCGCGGCGGCCGAGCAGCGCAAATCCGACCTGCGCAACTTCGTCGAGGAGTTCCGCGGCAGCGTCGGCGGCATCCTCGACAAGGTGCTGACATCGTCGGGCGAGTTCGAGCGCGTGGCGCGACAATTGACCGACGTCGCACGCTCCACCGCCGATCTGTCGGCGCAGTCCGCGGGCGCTTCCGACAATGCCTCCGAGCACGTGCGTTCGGCGGCCTCGGCCTCCGACGAGCTGTCTCAGTCGATCACCGAGATCACCCGGCGCGTGCAGGAATCGAACGAGATTTCCGCCGAGGCCGTGCGGCAGGCCGAGGCCACCGACCAGCGCATCGCGCAGCTCTCGGAAGCCGGCGCGCGCATTGGCGACGTCGTCAAGCTGATCACCTCGATTGCCGAGCAGACAAACCTCCTGGCGCTGAACGCCACCATCGAGGCCGCGCGCGCCGGCGATGCCGGCCGCGGCTTTGCGGTGGTGGCCCAGGAGGTCAAGACGCTGGCCGGTCAAACCGCGAAGGCGACCGACGAGATATCGAACCAGATCGAGAGCATGCAGCTTGCGACCGAGGAATCGGTCGCCGCCATCAAGGCGATCAGTCAGACCATCGAGCGCATCAGCGGGATCGCCGGCTCGATCTCGGCTGCGGTCGAGCAACAGAAGGGCGCGACCCAGAACATCGTGTCGAGCGTCCGCGCGGCGGTCTCTGGCACGGCCGAGGTCGCCGTCAACGTCCGGCACGCCGCCAAGGGCGCCAGCGAGACCGGCGAGACCTCGAGCCGGATGTTTGCCTCGGCCCAGGCACTGTCCGGCGAGAGCCTGCATCTGAAGGCAGAGGTCGACGGTTTCCTCGACCGCGTCAGGACGGCCTAA
- a CDS encoding ABC transporter substrate-binding protein produces MKNRLLERIAASALALALSIAQAHAQKKYDPGASDTAIKVGQTVPLSGPASAYAVIGKTQAAYMKMINDQGGVNGRKVELIQYDDAYSPPKTVEQVRKLVESDEVLLTFQIIGTAPNVAVQKYLNAKKIPQLFAATGAARFTDPKNFPWTMGFNPSYLVEGRIYAQYLLKNYPNAKIGVLFQNDDLGKDYLAGLKAGLGDKAKMVVAETSYEISEPTIDSQILRLKDAGADVLFSATTPKQAAQAIKKVAEIGWKPLHIIDINASSLSAVLKPAGLDNSKGVISVGYVKDAADPEWKDDAGMKRYLAFMAKYYPEGDRDSNLNVYGYITAQLLVQVLKQCGDDLTRENVMRQAASLRDVVLDLTLPGISVTTTPTDYRVNKQFQMVQFDGQRWQKLGDIVSDEAKE; encoded by the coding sequence ATGAAGAACCGTCTTCTCGAACGCATCGCCGCCTCCGCCCTCGCTCTGGCGCTGTCGATCGCACAGGCTCACGCGCAGAAGAAATACGATCCCGGCGCCTCCGACACCGCGATCAAGGTCGGACAGACCGTGCCGCTGAGCGGCCCCGCCTCGGCCTATGCCGTGATCGGCAAGACCCAGGCGGCCTACATGAAGATGATCAACGACCAGGGCGGCGTGAACGGCCGCAAGGTCGAGCTGATCCAGTATGACGACGCCTATTCGCCGCCGAAGACGGTCGAGCAGGTCCGCAAGCTGGTCGAAAGCGACGAGGTGCTGCTGACGTTCCAGATCATCGGCACCGCGCCGAACGTCGCCGTGCAGAAATATCTCAACGCCAAGAAGATCCCGCAGCTGTTCGCGGCCACCGGCGCGGCCCGCTTCACCGATCCCAAGAACTTCCCCTGGACCATGGGCTTCAACCCCTCCTACCTCGTCGAGGGCCGGATCTACGCGCAATATCTCCTGAAGAATTATCCGAACGCCAAGATCGGCGTGCTCTTCCAGAACGACGACCTCGGCAAGGATTATCTCGCCGGCCTCAAGGCGGGCCTCGGCGACAAGGCCAAGATGGTGGTGGCCGAGACCTCCTACGAGATCTCAGAACCGACCATCGACTCGCAGATCCTGCGGTTGAAGGACGCCGGCGCCGACGTGCTGTTCAGCGCCACGACGCCGAAGCAGGCGGCGCAGGCGATCAAGAAGGTCGCCGAGATCGGCTGGAAGCCGCTGCACATCATCGACATCAACGCCTCCTCGCTCAGCGCCGTGCTGAAGCCGGCGGGTCTGGACAATTCCAAGGGCGTCATCAGCGTCGGTTACGTCAAGGATGCCGCCGATCCGGAATGGAAGGACGATGCCGGCATGAAGCGCTACCTCGCCTTCATGGCGAAGTACTATCCCGAGGGCGACAGGGATTCGAACCTGAACGTCTACGGCTACATCACGGCCCAGCTGCTGGTGCAGGTGCTGAAGCAATGCGGCGACGATCTGACCCGTGAGAACGTGATGCGGCAGGCCGCGAGCCTCAGGGACGTCGTGCTCGATCTGACGCTTCCCGGAATCTCCGTCACGACGACGCCGACCGACTACCGCGTCAACAAGCAGTTCCAGATGGTGCAGTTCGACGGCCAGCGCTGGCAGAAGCTCGGAGACATCGTGTCGGACGAGGCGAAGGAGTGA
- a CDS encoding tripartite tricarboxylate transporter substrate binding protein — protein MASFKVSRRTLLGTIAGGLAAGSGLAAHAEDAWPSRLVRLISPYGPGGSNDISLRLLAEEFGRSLRQQFIVENKPGAGTRIANDMVAHAPGDGYTLLYAAAPYATAEALFGKLTYDRKELQPVAMVVVAPLFLIISADAPFKTLPELIAYGKSKPDGLTFASPGAGSQPHLAGELLFRDAGVKGLNIPFRGDAASYTELLAGRVDATLTALPTALPYIQSGKFIVLGVASPERSALYPQAPTLREQGFPNVAAAGWYGFMAPATTPRAILDKFQAEVLRALAEPAIKDKLTAQGLEVRAGTAAEFGKFIDAETQKWTKLIRDAGLKGE, from the coding sequence GTGGCATCATTCAAGGTCTCACGCCGAACCCTGCTGGGCACGATCGCAGGCGGCCTCGCAGCAGGATCGGGCTTGGCAGCGCATGCCGAGGACGCCTGGCCGTCGCGCCTGGTGCGGCTGATCTCGCCCTACGGCCCCGGCGGCTCCAACGACATCTCGCTGCGCCTGCTGGCCGAAGAGTTCGGCCGCAGTCTGCGTCAGCAGTTCATCGTCGAGAACAAGCCCGGTGCCGGCACCCGCATCGCCAACGACATGGTCGCCCATGCGCCCGGCGACGGCTACACGCTTCTGTATGCCGCAGCCCCCTACGCCACCGCCGAGGCGCTGTTCGGCAAGCTGACCTATGACCGCAAGGAACTGCAGCCGGTCGCCATGGTCGTGGTCGCGCCGCTGTTTCTCATCATCAGCGCGGACGCACCGTTCAAGACGCTTCCCGAGCTGATCGCCTACGGCAAATCGAAGCCCGACGGGCTGACCTTCGCCTCTCCCGGCGCCGGCTCGCAGCCGCACCTGGCCGGAGAGCTGCTGTTCCGCGACGCCGGCGTCAAGGGCCTCAACATCCCGTTCCGGGGCGATGCCGCCTCCTACACCGAGCTGCTCGCCGGCCGCGTCGATGCCACGCTGACGGCGCTGCCGACCGCCCTGCCCTACATCCAGAGCGGCAAGTTCATCGTGCTCGGCGTCGCCTCGCCCGAGCGCAGCGCGCTCTATCCGCAGGCGCCGACCTTGCGCGAGCAAGGCTTTCCCAACGTCGCGGCCGCCGGCTGGTACGGCTTCATGGCGCCGGCGACGACGCCGCGTGCGATCCTCGACAAATTCCAGGCCGAAGTCCTGCGCGCGCTCGCCGAGCCGGCCATCAAGGACAAGCTGACGGCTCAAGGCCTCGAGGTGCGCGCCGGCACCGCCGCCGAGTTCGGCAAGTTCATCGATGCCGAGACGCAGAAGTGGACCAAGCTGATCCGCGATGCCGGGCTCAAGGGCGAATGA
- a CDS encoding fumarylacetoacetate hydrolase family protein has product MKLLSFIADGRTSFGAVKDNGVVDLGARMTGCTTLRQLLETGGVAEAAKLVASTAPDHPLDRITFLPVIPDPGKIICVGLNYRDHVVETGRTVTEKPALFARFACSQVGHLRPIVKPKVSDDFDYEGELALVIGKQGRHIPADRALGHVAGYSCYNEGSVRDWQRHTSQFLSGKTFADSGSFGPWLVTADEIPDPSKLSLQTRLNGTVVQDTTTDLLITAIPELIAYISTICPLDPGDVIVTGTPGGVGARRTPPLWMRPGDIVEVEISGIGILRNTVIAEPA; this is encoded by the coding sequence ATGAAGCTGCTTTCTTTCATCGCCGACGGCCGCACCTCGTTCGGCGCCGTCAAGGACAATGGCGTTGTCGATCTCGGCGCGCGGATGACCGGTTGCACGACGCTGCGGCAATTGCTCGAAACCGGCGGCGTGGCCGAGGCGGCAAAGCTGGTCGCGTCCACCGCGCCCGATCATCCGCTCGACCGCATCACCTTCCTTCCCGTCATCCCCGATCCCGGCAAGATCATCTGCGTCGGCCTCAATTATCGGGACCACGTCGTGGAGACGGGCCGTACAGTCACCGAGAAGCCGGCGCTGTTCGCGCGCTTTGCCTGCAGCCAGGTCGGCCATCTCCGGCCGATCGTGAAGCCGAAGGTCAGCGACGATTTCGACTATGAAGGCGAGCTCGCGCTGGTCATCGGCAAGCAGGGCCGGCACATCCCCGCTGACCGCGCGCTCGGGCACGTCGCCGGCTATTCCTGCTACAATGAAGGCAGCGTCCGCGACTGGCAGCGCCACACCAGCCAGTTCCTGTCCGGCAAGACCTTTGCCGATAGCGGCAGCTTCGGTCCGTGGCTGGTGACGGCCGACGAAATTCCCGATCCCTCAAAGCTCAGCTTGCAGACGCGCCTCAACGGCACCGTGGTGCAGGACACCACCACCGATCTCCTGATCACCGCCATTCCCGAGCTGATCGCCTACATCTCCACGATCTGCCCGCTCGATCCCGGCGACGTCATCGTGACGGGCACGCCCGGCGGCGTCGGTGCCAGGCGCACGCCGCCCTTGTGGATGCGCCCGGGCGACATTGTCGAGGTCGAGATTTCCGGCATCGGAATCTTGCGCAACACGGTCATCGCCGAGCCGGCCTGA
- a CDS encoding helix-turn-helix transcriptional regulator yields the protein MANQLTHLDQVFAALADPTRRAIVMRLCAGEASVGELANPFDMALPSFMKHIHVLETSGLVLSEKTGRVRTCRLSPDALLGAEDWFQQQRAIWEARLDRFEAYVMKLKKERAAAKRPSRTTRRKGSES from the coding sequence ATGGCTAACCAATTGACCCACCTCGACCAGGTTTTCGCAGCGCTTGCCGATCCGACCCGGCGGGCGATCGTGATGCGGCTGTGCGCCGGCGAGGCTTCGGTCGGCGAGCTCGCCAATCCCTTCGACATGGCGCTGCCGAGCTTCATGAAACACATCCATGTGCTGGAGACGAGCGGTCTCGTTCTGTCGGAGAAGACCGGCCGCGTGCGCACCTGCCGCCTCAGCCCGGATGCGCTGCTCGGCGCCGAGGACTGGTTCCAGCAGCAGCGCGCGATCTGGGAGGCGCGGCTGGACCGCTTCGAAGCCTACGTGATGAAGCTCAAGAAGGAGAGGGCGGCCGCCAAGCGGCCGTCCCGAACAACCAGACGGAAAGGTTCTGAGTCATGA
- a CDS encoding SDR family oxidoreductase, whose translation MAAEKVALVTAGGSGMGAGAARRLAADGFHVAILSSSGKGEALAAELGGFGVTGSNKENDDLKRLVDGAMAKWGRIDVLVNSAGHGPRAPVTEITDEQWHAGLDTYLLNVIRPTRLVTPLMQAQKGGAIINISTAWAFEPSAMFPTSAVFRAGLAAFTKIFTDTHAADNIRMNNVLPGWIDSLPQQDARRDSVPLKRYGKVEEIAATISFLASDGAAYITGQNIRVDGGLTRSV comes from the coding sequence ATGGCAGCAGAGAAGGTTGCGCTCGTCACCGCCGGCGGCAGCGGCATGGGGGCAGGGGCTGCGCGGCGGCTGGCCGCGGACGGATTTCACGTCGCGATCCTGTCGTCCTCCGGCAAGGGCGAGGCGCTGGCCGCCGAGCTCGGCGGGTTCGGCGTCACCGGCTCGAACAAGGAGAACGACGACCTCAAGCGTCTCGTCGACGGGGCCATGGCGAAGTGGGGAAGGATCGACGTGCTCGTCAACAGCGCCGGCCACGGGCCGCGCGCTCCCGTCACCGAGATCACCGACGAGCAATGGCACGCCGGCCTCGACACCTATCTGCTGAACGTGATCCGCCCGACGCGGCTGGTGACGCCGCTGATGCAGGCGCAGAAGGGTGGCGCCATCATCAACATCTCGACCGCCTGGGCGTTCGAGCCAAGCGCGATGTTCCCGACCTCGGCGGTGTTCCGCGCCGGCCTTGCCGCCTTCACGAAGATCTTCACCGACACCCATGCGGCCGACAACATCCGCATGAACAACGTCTTGCCGGGCTGGATCGACAGCCTGCCGCAGCAGGACGCGCGCCGCGACAGCGTGCCGCTGAAGCGCTACGGCAAGGTGGAGGAGATCGCGGCGACGATCTCGTTTCTGGCCTCCGACGGCGCCGCCTACATCACCGGCCAGAACATCCGCGTCGACGGCGGCCTGACGCGCTCGGTCTGA
- a CDS encoding GNAT family N-acetyltransferase, with the protein MNDLQIRNLRPEEISLAIDWAAAEGWNPGRYDAACFAIPDAQGFFVGEIDGEPAATVSCVNYDDRFAFLGFYMVRADLRGSGHGLRIWNTAIAHAGSRVIGLDGVVAQQDNYRKSGFQLAYANIRYGGVVAAPVKPPADVVALDTIPFALVEADDTTVFPARRSAFLRAWINTPGHVGRALWRDGKLAAWGVIRPCRTGSKIGPLVADDRTAAEAIVQALLASAHGEVFLDVPAVNREAIAFAEALGLKPVFETARMYTGAIPPLRIDRVFGVCSFELG; encoded by the coding sequence ATGAATGACTTGCAGATCCGCAATCTGCGCCCCGAGGAAATCTCCCTCGCCATCGACTGGGCCGCAGCCGAAGGCTGGAATCCCGGCCGCTACGATGCCGCCTGCTTCGCAATCCCCGACGCGCAAGGCTTCTTCGTCGGCGAGATCGATGGCGAGCCGGCCGCAACCGTCTCCTGCGTCAATTACGACGACCGCTTCGCCTTCCTCGGGTTCTATATGGTGCGTGCAGACCTTCGCGGCTCCGGCCACGGCCTGAGGATCTGGAACACGGCGATCGCGCATGCGGGCTCCCGCGTGATCGGGCTCGACGGCGTGGTGGCGCAGCAGGACAATTACAGGAAGTCCGGGTTCCAGCTCGCTTACGCCAACATCCGCTATGGCGGCGTCGTCGCCGCGCCCGTGAAGCCGCCAGCCGATGTCGTCGCACTCGACACGATCCCGTTTGCGCTCGTGGAAGCCGACGACACCACCGTCTTCCCGGCGCGGCGCAGCGCCTTCCTGCGCGCCTGGATCAACACGCCAGGCCATGTCGGCCGCGCGCTATGGCGCGACGGCAAGCTCGCCGCCTGGGGCGTGATCCGGCCGTGCCGGACCGGCTCCAAGATCGGCCCGCTGGTCGCCGACGATCGCACGGCGGCCGAGGCGATCGTGCAGGCCCTGCTGGCAAGCGCGCATGGCGAGGTGTTTCTCGACGTCCCCGCCGTCAATCGCGAGGCCATCGCGTTCGCGGAGGCGCTCGGGCTCAAGCCGGTGTTCGAGACGGCGCGGATGTACACCGGCGCGATCCCGCCGCTGCGCATCGATCGCGTCTTCGGCGTGTGCAGCTTCGAGCTCGGCTAA
- a CDS encoding CaiB/BaiF CoA-transferase family protein, with amino-acid sequence MAGPLEGLKVLDIATIIAAPFAATLLADYGAEVLKIEMPGQGDGVRSFPPFKDGKPLWWKAANRNKKFATLDLRTQEGLTLFKQLLPRFDVLIENFRPGTLDRWGLPKEVLWSIQPRLVILRATAFGQDGPYRERPGFARIFEAMGGLTYITGESEGEPTHPGYPIGDSIGGLFGAVGVLAALWKRARDPNAPGEEIDLSLTEATFRLLDVLAIEHDQLGAVRERIGNANGYSAPAAVFRTSDGHWVTLAGSTNALFAANCRAIERPDLIDDPRFATNDRRVKHASELNDIFAGWCAAHSLDEVLARFNAAQGTLAPIYSIDQIADDPQVKAREVITRVADRDFGTVAMANVVPRFSVDPTRMRHAAGDVGQDNDEVFRDWLGLSDQEIERLTQRKVI; translated from the coding sequence ATGGCTGGACCGCTCGAAGGATTGAAGGTTCTCGACATCGCGACCATCATCGCAGCGCCCTTTGCCGCAACGCTGCTGGCCGATTACGGCGCCGAGGTGCTCAAGATCGAGATGCCCGGCCAAGGCGACGGCGTTCGGTCGTTTCCGCCGTTCAAGGACGGCAAGCCGCTGTGGTGGAAAGCGGCCAATCGCAACAAGAAGTTCGCCACGCTCGATCTGCGCACGCAGGAAGGACTTACGCTGTTCAAGCAGCTGCTTCCGCGCTTCGACGTGCTGATCGAGAATTTCCGTCCGGGAACGCTCGACCGCTGGGGCTTGCCCAAGGAGGTGCTGTGGTCGATCCAGCCGCGCCTCGTGATCCTGCGCGCCACCGCCTTCGGACAGGATGGCCCCTATCGCGAGCGGCCCGGCTTTGCCCGCATCTTCGAGGCCATGGGCGGGCTCACCTACATCACCGGCGAGAGCGAGGGCGAGCCGACCCATCCGGGATATCCGATCGGGGATTCGATCGGCGGCCTGTTCGGCGCCGTCGGCGTGCTCGCGGCGCTGTGGAAACGGGCACGAGACCCCAATGCCCCCGGCGAGGAGATCGATCTTTCGCTGACTGAAGCCACTTTCCGCCTGCTCGACGTTCTCGCCATCGAGCACGATCAGCTCGGCGCGGTTCGAGAGCGGATCGGCAACGCCAACGGCTATTCGGCGCCGGCCGCCGTGTTTCGCACCAGCGACGGTCACTGGGTGACGCTCGCAGGCTCGACCAACGCACTGTTTGCGGCGAACTGCCGGGCGATCGAGCGGCCCGACCTCATCGATGACCCGCGTTTCGCCACCAACGACCGCCGCGTCAAGCACGCCTCCGAGCTCAACGACATCTTCGCCGGCTGGTGCGCCGCCCATTCCCTCGACGAGGTCCTGGCGAGGTTCAATGCCGCGCAGGGAACGCTGGCGCCGATCTATTCGATCGACCAGATCGCCGACGATCCGCAAGTGAAGGCGCGCGAGGTGATCACCCGCGTGGCCGACCGCGATTTCGGCACGGTTGCCATGGCCAATGTCGTTCCTCGCTTCAGCGTCGATCCGACGCGAATGCGTCACGCCGCAGGCGACGTCGGCCAGGACAATGACGAGGTCTTTCGGGACTGGCTTGGCCTGTCGGACCAGGAGATTGAACGGCTCACCCAACGAAAGGTGATCTGA
- a CDS encoding peroxiredoxin has translation MTLPIGATAPDFEAETTEGKIKFHDWIGNSWALLFSHPKDFTPVCTTELGALARLKPEFDKRGVKLMGLSVDPVDNHARWSEDIKETQGAAPNYPMIGDTDYNVSKLYGMLPAAISGDPLKRTAADNQTVRNVFIIGPDKKIKLVLVYPMTTGRNFQEILRVIDSLQLTAKHRVATPADWTQGDDVIIAGSVSNDEAKTIYPQGWKEPKPYLRIVPQPK, from the coding sequence ATGACACTTCCGATCGGCGCCACCGCGCCCGACTTCGAAGCCGAGACCACCGAAGGGAAGATCAAGTTCCACGACTGGATCGGCAACAGCTGGGCGCTCTTGTTCTCGCACCCCAAGGACTTCACGCCGGTTTGCACGACCGAGCTCGGCGCTCTCGCCAGGTTGAAGCCGGAATTCGACAAGCGCGGCGTCAAGCTGATGGGCCTCTCGGTTGACCCGGTCGACAACCATGCCCGCTGGTCGGAGGACATCAAGGAGACGCAAGGCGCAGCGCCGAACTACCCGATGATCGGCGACACCGATTACAACGTCTCGAAGCTCTACGGCATGCTGCCGGCCGCGATCTCGGGCGATCCCCTGAAGCGCACCGCCGCCGACAACCAGACCGTCCGCAACGTCTTCATCATCGGGCCGGACAAGAAGATCAAGCTGGTGCTGGTCTATCCGATGACCACGGGCCGGAACTTCCAGGAGATCCTGCGCGTCATCGACTCGCTGCAGCTCACCGCCAAGCATCGCGTCGCGACCCCTGCCGACTGGACCCAGGGCGACGACGTCATCATCGCGGGCTCGGTCTCCAATGACGAAGCCAAGACGATCTACCCGCAGGGCTGGAAAGAGCCGAAGCCCTACCTGCGCATCGTGCCGCAGCCGAAATAG
- a CDS encoding SRPBCC family protein, with translation MTKSANPALSQWSLDREIVMSRVIDAPRDLVFEAWSDPKHLPQWFGPKGFKVETFEIDVRVGGVWRFNMIGPDGTVYPNRMHFRRIERPSLMEMDHGHDQDDDPGMFRFTVTFAEQSNGKTVLMMRQLASSTEQRDGMIGFGAVEYGYQTLDKLAAYVAGMKR, from the coding sequence ATGACGAAGTCTGCCAATCCCGCTTTGTCGCAATGGTCGCTCGACCGCGAGATCGTGATGTCGCGCGTGATCGACGCGCCGCGCGATCTGGTGTTCGAGGCCTGGTCCGACCCGAAGCATCTGCCGCAATGGTTCGGGCCGAAGGGGTTCAAGGTCGAGACCTTCGAGATCGACGTGCGCGTCGGCGGCGTCTGGCGCTTCAACATGATCGGCCCCGACGGCACGGTCTATCCGAACCGGATGCACTTCCGCCGCATCGAGCGGCCGTCCCTGATGGAGATGGATCACGGCCACGACCAGGACGACGATCCCGGCATGTTCCGCTTCACCGTTACCTTTGCCGAGCAGAGCAACGGCAAGACCGTGCTGATGATGCGGCAGCTGGCCTCGAGCACCGAGCAGCGCGACGGCATGATCGGCTTCGGCGCCGTCGAATACGGCTATCAGACGCTGGACAAGCTCGCGGCCTATGTGGCGGGCATGAAGCGGTGA